One Alosa alosa isolate M-15738 ecotype Scorff River chromosome 22, AALO_Geno_1.1, whole genome shotgun sequence DNA segment encodes these proteins:
- the LOC125287238 gene encoding zinc-binding protein A33 encodes MASPPPEGPPQPSAEAEAEPAPICPVCQGPEPLLLPCGHSLCQACLSLCQGELGQEQLGCTECFGKELLSSVLKLLQDTLFQGQLRRPRPLGGGPGGEEDAAGDKPWEVCAEHGQRTGLYCTEDEELVCEECVREEHEDHLTCSTEEAVEDCKRELRSTLRPLQEKLQTLNTAKQTCDDTTDHIKKQSEHTERLMRVEFEKLHHFLRDEEAAAIAALKDEEEQKTRKMKHRLDRLSGEIASLMDAISTAEEAMETDDILFLKNYKKITERTQCTVPDPPELSESLIDVASHVGCLKYRVWDKMQSIAQYNPVTLDPNTADICLSVSDDLLTVRYTEEDQQLPDNPERFSFYECVLGSEGIISGCHWWDVEVGDCSEWALGVVLDTVQRKEWFPPSPERGMWTICLLGGEYRARTASNTPLAPKKKPQRVRVQVDYERGRVTFSDPSDNALLYRFKHKFTEMVFPYFSNTCKRHPLRLSTGKVTVITD; translated from the exons ATGGCATCGCCACCGCCAGAGGGGCCCCCTCAGCCCTCAGCAGAAGCCGAAGCAGAACCCGCGCCCATCTGCCCGGTCTGCCAGGGTCCCGAGCCGCTGCTGCTCCCCTGCGGGCACAGCCTGTGCCAGGCCTGCCTGTCGCTGTGCCAGGGCGAGCTGGGGCAGGAGCAGTTGGGCTGCACCGAGTGCTTTGGCAAGGAGCTGCTCAGCAGCGTGCTCAAGCTCCTGCAGGACACGCTGTTCCAGGGCCAGCTGAGGCGGCCGCGGCCCCTGGGGGGGGGgcctgggggagaggaggacgcGGCGGGGGACAAGCCCTGGGAGGTGTGCGCGGAGCACGGCCAGAGGACAGGGCTCTACTGCACCGAGGACGAGGAGctggtgtgtgaggagtgtgtgagagaggagcacGAGGATCATCTCACCTGCTCCACAGAGGAGGCCGTGGAAGactgtaag AGAGAactgagatctacactgaggCCCTTGCAAGAGAAGCTGCAGACTCTGAACACTGCCAAGCAGACCTGTGACGACACAACAGACCACATCAAA AAACAGTCCGAGCACACAGAGAGGCTGATGAGGGTGGAGTTTGAGAAGCTCCACCACTTCCTGCGTGATGAAGAGGCCGCTGCGATAGCCGCACTCAAAGACGAGGAGGAACAGAAGACCCGCAAGATGAAACACCGACTGGACAGACTGTCCGGAGAGATCGCCTCTCTGATGGACGCCATCAGCACAGCAGAGGAGGCCATGGAAACTGACGACATACTGTTTCTAAAG AACTATAAGAAGATAACTGAAAG AACTCAGTGCACCGTGCCTGATCCACCAGAACTATCAGAATCGCTGATTGATGTTGCCAGTCACGTGGGGTGCCTTAAGTACAGAGTCTGGGATAAGATGCAAAGTATCGCTCAGTACA ATCCTGTGACCCTTGACCCCAACACAGCAGACATTTGTCTGTCAGTATCCGACGACCTCCTCACTGTCCGCTACACAGAGGAGGATCAGCAGCTGCCCGACAACCCGGAGCGCTTCAGCTTCTACGAGTGCGTGCTGGGCTCTGAGGGCATCATCTCCGGCTGCCACTGGTGGGATGTGGAGGTGGGCGACTGCTCTGAGTGGGCCCTCGGTGTCGTCTTGGACACCGTCCAGCGCAAGGAGTGGTTCCCGCCCAGCCCCGAGCGCGGCATGTGGACCATCTGCTTGTTGGGCGGTGAGTACCGCGCCCGCACCGCGTCCAACACACCCCTGGCGCCCAAGAAGAAGCCGCAGCGGGTGCGTGTGCAGGTGGACTACGAGAGGGGGCGGGTCACCTTCTCTGACCCCAGTGACAACGCGCTTCTGTACAGGTTCAAGCACAAGTTCACTGAGATGGTGTTCCCATACTTCTCCAACACCTGCAAGCGCCACCCACTGCGCCTCTCCACTGGAAAAGTCACAGTCATCACTGACTAA
- the LOC125287237 gene encoding cytochrome P450 4F3 produces MAVVTGGVFAHLFSLLASGSFVWGVLQLIGLALVLIIFVKIVLVSRRRSGLRCFALPPMRNWLLGHLGIMKSSEEGLREVDELVRTYQHSCAWFLGPFYNLVRVFHPDYIKPLLLASASITIKDELFYGLMRPWLGQGLLLSNGERWSRHRRLLTPAFHFDILKNYVIIFNQSTNIMHAKWRRLVTKGENCLEMFEQISLMTLDSLLKCTFSYDSHCQEEPSEYISAIYELSELVVKRQRYPPHHWDWLYWRSSEGKRFRKACDVVHSYTASVVQLRRSELEQQGAPEIQANENAGRKKVTDFIDVLLLSRDDDGNGLSDDEIKAEADTFMFEGHDTTASGISWVLYNLASHPEYQERCREEINTLLKDRDEDDILWDDLTNMPFTTMCIKESLRLHPPVPALSRKYSVDKTVPGECTIPTGNICLVSIYGTHHNPVVWPDPEVYNPMRFDPDNSKGRSPYAFIPFSAGPRNCIGQNFAMAEMRVVVALTLRRFRVSLGGPPVRRVYKLIMRAEGGLHLLLEPLDPQSTLCQSPPPSP; encoded by the exons ATGGCAGTGGTGACGGGCGGCGTGTTTGCGCACCTGTTCTCTCTCCTTGCTTCAGGCAGCTTCGTGTGGGGTGTGTTACAGCTGATCGGCCTGGCTCTAGTACTCATCATCTTCGTTAAAATTGTCCTGGTGTCAAGGAGACGCAGCGGACTGCGCTGTTTTGCTCTGCCCCCAATGCGCAACTGGCTTCTCGGTCACCTGGGCATT ATGAAGAGTTCAGAAGAGGGTTTGCGGGAAGTGGATGAGCTAGTGAGGACCTACCAGCACTCCTGCGCCTGGTTCCTGGGCCCTTTCTACAACCTGGTGCGCGTCTTCCACCCTGACTACATCAAACCCCTGCTACTGGCCTCTG CTTCCATAACTATCAAGGATGAATTATTCTATGGGCTTATGAGACCATGGCTTG GACAAGGCCTACTCCTGAGTAACGGTGAGCGTTGGTCACGCCACAGACGGCTTCTAACTCCAGCGTTTCACTTTGACATCCTGAAGAACTATGTTATCATCTTCAACCAGTCTACTAACATTATGCAC GCAAAATGGCGCCGCCTTGTGACTAAAGGAGAGAACTGCCTGGAGATGTTCGAGCAGATCAGTCTCATGACTCTGGACAGCTTGCTGAAATGTACCTTCAGTTATGACAGCCACTGTCAGGA AGAGCCCAGTGAGTATATCTCAGCCATCTACGAGCTGAGCGAGctggtggtgaagaggcagcgCTACCCGCCGCACCACTGGGACTGGCTCTACTGGCGCTCCTCTGAGGGTAAGCGCTTCAGGAAAGCCTGCGATGTGGTGCACAGCTACACCGCCAGCGTCGTCCAGCTGCGCCGCTCGGAGCTGGAACAGCAGGGGGCGCCAGAGATCCAGGCCAATGAAAACGCAGGCAGGAAGAAAGTCACTGACTTCATCGATGTGCTGCTTCTTTCCAGG GATGATGATGGCAATGGTCTGTCAGATGATGAGATAAAAGCGGAGGCCGACACCTTCATGTTTGAAG GCCATGACACCACAGCCAGTGGGATCTCCTGGGTTTTGTACAATCTGGCCTCTCACCCTGAGTACCAGGAACGCTGCCGTGAGGAGATCAACACCTTATTGAAGGACCGGGATGAAGACGACATCCTGTG GGATGACCTGACCAACATGCCTTTCACCACCATGTGCATCAAGGAGAGCCTGCGCCTCCACCCCCCGGTGCCAGCCCTGTCCCGCAAGTACTCAGTGGACAAGACTGTGCCAGGGGAGTGCACCATCCCCACGG GCAACATATGTCTGGTGAGCATTTATGGGACCCATCACAACCCAGTGGTGTGGCCAGATCCAGAG GTGTACAACCCGATGCGCTTTGATCCAGACAATTCTAAAGGCCGTTCACCTTACGCATTCATCCCTTTCTCGGCTGGTCCAAG GAACTGCATAGGGCAGAATTTTGCCATGGCAGAGATGCGCGTTGTGGTGGCGTTGACCCTGCGCAGGTTCCGAGTGAGCCTGGGGGGGCCACCAGTGCGGCGTGTCTACAAACTCATCATGAGGGCGGAGGGGGGGCTGCACCTGCTGCTGGAGCCACTGGACCCTCAGTCCACTTTATGCCAGAGTCCCCCGCCATCACCCTGA
- the LOC125287567 gene encoding LOW QUALITY PROTEIN: rho GTPase-activating protein SYDE1 (The sequence of the model RefSeq protein was modified relative to this genomic sequence to represent the inferred CDS: deleted 1 base in 1 codon): MAEPLLKRTFSRLRGKEKFRRKTDPKLADVQGKTHLDQSSSSSSVLTFVGAEVDSTLAEDFTRRTQITVAKKQNWAKQASTSRDQPRVEATQALVHRAQEWESSSGKTQASKPAWSQRTLSEDGAEGRCLDFEWEAVPSSPLWDSIDAALPDLAPPPAAAGYAEVSASSSSSSSSSSTVRLAGQGAYLQNLERSSRAWVLSTGKTQASEEASRLLSGGLTDRKQTADGEHNIWYNPIPEEEDARVEDSGGEYGDPWRRRGERGADDHSKPGATGNSAGSSRGAQGAASSTNPRDMAAEVACSSSSSSSRKDSPDMSQQRVQQSDFQAVAGASGSGSAGGGATSSDNPAPASKKSSASGGTGSSMMERIKSPGTVRRLSMKMRKLPELRRKLSLRSSRSQRHANGQGGSSANDDASPPNARKESSNNVISRYHLDSSAPPARPRRRASRARSADKGGYLSDGDSPELLPKQGGAASSTTAGSQGAGSVAPPPPLHQTGQEAPGSASAVPLADTGSFRMYSLADQPRCGQRMSGLLTVHLLGVEELTRAPARADAGKEVFCAIQVDGVTRARTSLLTCRGATLPLNHTFNLELERARLLKLVVLTPVTATTGQPANGSVAPTRNRVCCLGAVAIPPLFRGSRSQQLCVRLEPRGLLYAKLTLLEQWEAPPPRLSELPPPSVFGVELRHLVDKEGSALQVPLLIQKSVAEIEKRGLKVVGLYRLCGSAAVKKELRDAFERDSTAVTLNEDLYPDINVITGILKDYLRELPSPLITRTLYEVVLEAMSLRPACRTDADTQRSQSTVSLLQCLPEPEKATLTLLLDHLSLVASFCDSNRMTCQNLAVCFGPVLLTPTQESWIPSVPGALAPAASRYQDSTAWTAGRSFHSEDIASAVDFKRHIEVLHYLLQLWPIPTGRVPESPSPTPVTTEPPPLPPPCPPHRIPQCLAAARQRLPLRLDMPQEVVVSRRGRGRLESPPCNRYAGDWSLCGRDFLSGGEADYDEVAGSDSDEEDEEDDDLGQTQQQQQPSTKESWQPSPAGLYVDDFALDFDAPFTCRLSLKDFDTLISDLERELAKQINICL; this comes from the exons ATGGCTGAACCCCTTCTAAAGCGGACTTTCTCGAGGTTGCGGGGCAAAGAGAAATTCCGTCGGAAAACAGACCCAAAGCTCGCTG ATGTCCAAGGGAAGACTCATCTGGACCAGAGTTCTTCATCATCGTCAGTGCTGACCTTTGTCGGTGCCGAAGTAGACAGCACGCTCGCCGAAGACTTTACCAGACGGACTCAGATCACTGTGGCAAAGAAGCAGAACTGGGCGAAGCAGGCGTCCACGTCCAGGGACCAGCCCCGAGTGGAGGCCACTCAAGCCCTGGTGCACAGAGCTCAGGAATGGGAGAGCTCCTCAGGAAAGACCCAGGCTTCGAAGCCGGCCTGGAGCCAAAGGACTTTGAGCGAAGATGGCGCTGAGGGCAGGTGTTTGGACTTCGAGTGGGAGGCCGTGCCCTCAAGCCCCCTGTGGGACTCGATCGACGCCGCTCTGCCTGACCTGGCTCCCCCTCCTGCGGCAGCAGGATACGCAGAGGTCAGcgcctcgtcctcctcctcctcttcttcttccagCACAGTTCGGCTGGCCGGCCAAGGGGCCTACCTCCAGAACCTGGAGAGGAGCAGCCGGGCCTGGGTGCTGTCCACAGGAAAGACCCAGGCTTCGGAGGAGGCCTCGCGTCTGCTCTCCGGCGGCCTGACGGATAGGAAGCAGACGGCTGACGGGGAGCACAACATTTGGTACAACCCCATCCCCGAGGAGGAGGACGCGCGGGTGGAGGACAGCGGTGGCGAGTACGGCGAcccctggaggaggagaggggagaggggggcggATGACCACAGCAAACCAGGGGCCACGGGGAACAGTGCTGGCAGCAGCAGAGGGGCCCAGGGGGCAGCGTCCAGCACAAACCCCAGAGACATGGCTGCTGAGGTGGcctgcagcagcagtagcagcagcagcagaaaggACAGTCCAG atatgTCGCAGCAGAGGGTGCAGCAGTCTGATTTCCAGGCCGTGGCTGGAGCCTCAGGCAGCGGCAGTGCTGGTGGAGGTGCGACCTCCTCGGACAATCCAGCTCCGGCCTCCAAGAAGTCCAGTGCCTCGGGCGGGACGGGCAGCAGCATGATGGAGCGGATCAAGTCCCCGGGCACGGTCCGGCGCCTGTCCATGAAGATGCGCAAGCTGCCCGAGCTGCGCCGCAAGCTCAGCCTGCGCTCCTCGCGCTCTCAGCGCCATGCCAACGGGCAGGGCGGCAGCAGCGCCAACGACGACGCCTCGCCGCCCAACGCCCGCAAGGAGTCGTCCAACAACGTGATCAGCCGCTACCACCTGGACAGCAGCGCCCCACCGGCCCGACCGCGCCGACGGGCCTCGAGGGCGCGCTCCGCCGACAAGGGTGGCTACCTCAGCGATGGGGACTCCCCCGAGCTCCTGCCCAAGCAGGGCGGCGCCGCCTCGTCCACTACCGCCGGGTCTCAGGGCGCCGGCTCGGTGGCCCCTCCTCCCCCTTTGCACCAGACCGGCCAGGAGGCCCCGGGCTCGGCCTCTGCGGTGCCCTTGGCGGACACCGGCTCCTTCCGCATGTACAGCCTGGCGGACCAGCCGCGCTGTGGCCAGCGCATGTCGGGCCTCCTCACCGTCCACCTGCTGGGCGTGGAGGAGCTGACGCGGGCCCCGGCGCGGGCCGACGCGGGCAAGGAGGTGTTCTGCGCCATCCAGGTGGACGGCGTGACGCGCGCGCGCACCTCACTGCTCACGTGCCGTGGCGCCACGCTGCCCCTCAACCACACCTTCAACCTGGAGCTGGAGCGGGCGCGCCTGCTCAAACTGGTGGTCCTCACACCCGTCACGGCCACCACAGGACAGCCCGCTAACGGCTCGGTGGCGCCCACGCGTAACCGCGTCTGCTGCCTTGGGGCCGTGGCCATCCCACCACTGTTCAGAG GCTCGCGCAGTcagcagctgtgtgtgcgtctggagCCGCGGGGGCTGCTCTACGCGAAGCTGACCCTGCTGGAGCAGTGGGAGGCCCCGCCGCCGCGCCTCAGTGAGCTGCCCCCTCCCAGCGTCTTCGGCGTGGAGCTGCGCCACCTGGTGGACAAGGAGGGCTCGGCGCTCCAGGTGCCCCTGCTCATCCAGAAGAGCGTGGCAGAGATCGAGAAGCGCGGCCTGAAg gtagtgGGCCTGTACCGACTCTGTGGTTCGGCCGCAGTGAAGAAGGAGCTGAGGGATGCGTTTGAGAGGGACAGTACAGCGGTCACCCTCAACGAGGACCTGTACCCAGACATCAATGTCATTACCG GCATCCTGAAGGACTACCTGCGGGAGCTGCCATCGCCGCTCATCACGAGGACCCTGTACGAGGTGGTTCTGGAGGCCATGTCCTTGAGGCCAGCCTGCCGGACCGACGCGGACACCCAGCGCAGCCAGAGCACCGTGTCCCTCCTCCAGTGCCTCCCCGAGCCCGAGAAg GCCACACTAACCCTGCTGCTGGACCACCTGAGCCTGGTGGCCTCCTTCTGCGACAGCAACCGCATGACGTGCCAGAACCTGGCCGTGTGCTTCGGCCCCGTGCTCCTCACGCCCACGCAGGAGTCCTGGATCCCCAGCGTGCCGGGAGCACTCGCTCCTGCAGCCAGTCGCTACCAAGACAGCACAGCCTGGACCGCTGGGCGGAGCTTCCACAGCGAGGACATCGCCAGTGCCGTGGACTTCAAGCGCCATATCGAAGTCCTGCATTACCTGCTGCAGCTGTGgccca TTCCCACAGGCAGAGTCCCAGAATCCCCCTCTCCTACTCCCGTCACCAcagagcccccccccctcccccccccctgccccccacaccGTATCCCACAATGCCTTGCAGCGGCGAGG CAGCGGCTGCCCCTGCGCCTGGACATGCCCCAGGAGGTGGTGGTCTCACGCCGCGGGCGTGGCCGCCTTGAGAGCCCGCCCTGCAACCGGTACGCCGGCGACTGGAGCCTCTGTGGCCGGGACTTCCTGTCAGGCGGCGAAGCGGACTACGACGAGGTGGCGGGCAGCGACAGtgacgaggaggacgaggaggacgaCGACCTCGGACagacgcagcagcagcagcagccatcgACGAAGGAGAGCTGGCAGCCGTCACCCGCCGGCCTCTATGTGGACGACTTTGCGCTGGACTTTGACGCGCCGTTTACCTGCAGGCTGAGCCTGAAGGACTTTGACACGCTCATCTCAGACCTAGAGAGAGAGCTGGCCAAACAGATCAACATCTGTCTCTAG